The proteins below are encoded in one region of Mangifera indica cultivar Alphonso chromosome 7, CATAS_Mindica_2.1, whole genome shotgun sequence:
- the LOC123221076 gene encoding adenosylhomocysteinase 1, whose translation MALLVEKTTSGREYKVKDMSQADFGRLEIELAEVEMPGLMACRTEFGPSQPFNGAKITGSLHMTIQTAVLIETLTALGAKVRWCSCNIFSTQDHAAAAIARDSASVFAWKGETLQEYWWCTERALDWGPGGGPDLIVDDGGDATLLIHEGVKAEEIYEKTGKFPDPASTDNAEFQIVLTIIRDGLKVDPKKYHKMKERLVGVSEETTTGVKRLYQMQANGTLLFPAINVNDSVTKSKFDNLYGCRHSLPDGLMRATDVMIAGKVAVVCGYGDVGKGCAAALKQAGARVIVTEIDPICALQALMEGLQVLTLEDVVSEADIFVTTTGNKDIIMVDHMKKMKNNAIVCNIGHFDNEIDMLGLEAYPGVNRITIKPQTDRWVFPETNSGIIVLAEGRLMNLGCATGHPSFVMSCSFTNQVIAQLELWNEKSTGKYEKKVYVLPKHLDEKVAALHLGKLGAKLTKLTKDQADYINVPVEGPYKPPHYRY comes from the exons ATGGCTCTGCTCGTCGAGAAAACGACCTCCGGCCGCGAGTACAAGGTCAAAGACATGTCTCAGGCCGACTTCGGACGTCTCGAGATCGAGTTGGCTGAAGTCGAAATGCCTGGTCTCATGGCTTGCCGTACAGAGTTCGGCCCTTCTCAGCCCTTCAACGGTGCGAAAATCACCGGCTCCCTGCACATGACCATTCAAACCGCCGTTCTTATCGAGACTTTGACGGCTCTCGGCGCCAAGGTCCGTTGGTGCTCTTGCAACATTTTCTCGACTCAAGATCACGCGGCCGCCGCAATTGCACGTGACTCCGCATCCGTTTTCGCCTGGAAGGGTGAGACTCTTCAGGAGTACTGGTGGTGTACCGAGAGGGCTTTGGACTGGGGTCCCGGTGGTGGCCCAGATCTGATTGTGGACGACGGTGGTGATGCCACGTTGTTGATTCACGAGGGAGTTAAGGCTGAGGAGATTTATGAGAAAACAGGCAAGTTTCCGGATCCAGCCTCTACTGATAACGCTGAGTTTCAGATTGTTTTGACCATTATTAGAGATGGATTAAAGGTCGATCCCAAGAAGTATCATAAAATGAAGGAGAGATTGGTTGGAGTTTCTGAGGAGACCACCACTGGTGTTAAGAGATTGTACCAGATGCAGGCTAATGGAACCTTGTTGTTCCCTGCCATCAATGTTAATGACTCTGTCACTAAGAGCAAG TTCGATAACTTGTATGGATGCCGCCACTCACTCCCTGATGGTCTGATGAGGGCCACTGATGTCATGATTGCTGGCAAGGTTGCCGTTGTTTGTGGTTATGGTGATGTGGGCAAGGGCTGTGCTGCTGCTTTGAAGCAAGCTGGAGCACGTGTTATTGTCACTGAGATCGATCCCATCTGTGCTCTCCAAGCTCTTATGGAGGGACTCCAGGTCCTTACTCTTGAGGATGTTGTCTCTGAAGCTGACATCTTTGTCACCACCACCGGAAACAAGGACATTATCATGGTTGACCacatgaagaagatgaagaacaaTGCCATTGTTTGCAACATTGGTcactttgataatgaaattgacATGCTTGGACTTGAGGCCTACCCTGGTGTCAATCGCATCACCATCAAGCCTCAAACAGATAGGTGGGTCTTCCCTGAAACCAACTCAGGCATCATTGTTTTGGCTGAGGGTCGTCTCATGAACTTGGGATGTGCTACCGGCCACCCCAGCTTTGTGATGTCATGTTCCTTCACCAACCAGGTGATTGCCCAGCTTGAGCTCTGGAATGAGAAGAGCACTGGCAAATATGAGAAGAAGGTGTATGTTTTACCCAAGCACCTGGATGAGAAGGTGGCTGCTCTTCACCTTGGTAAGCTTGGAGCCAAGCTCACCAAGCTCACTAAGGACCAGGCTGACTACATTAATGTGCCAGTTGAGGGTCCCTACAAGCCTCCTCACTACAGGTACTAA